From the Armatimonadota bacterium genome, the window GCACAGTATTGCTGTTGCTGGTTATTATTCTGGGCAAAGTGTTCGGGCGTAAAGGCTCATTGTTACACGGAGGTGTCATCAGCGGTCATAGTGCGTTAGGCTTCTTTATGGCAATGACCATTATCTTCCTCTCCAATAACCTGTTGATGGCGATACTCGCGCTAAGCATGGCGGTGCTGATTGCACAGAGCCGTGTGGAAGGACGCATCCACACCCTGCAGGAGGTGCTGTTGGGTGCGTTGGTCGCTGTGCTGCTGGCGGGAGCCATCTACTGGCTGGCATGAACGAGGAAGGAGGCGCAAGAGCAACCTTGACAACACAGAAAGACGAGTCCGATAGTCCCAGTCCCCAACCTTACCGCTGGATATGGTTGGTGCTGCTGGCAGCTGGCGCGTTGTACGCGCAAGGGACTTCTCCAGCGGAACAAACCACCGAGCAAACGCATTACCTTCGCGACCTGCTGTGGGTGGTGATGCTGATACTGGCGACCGCCTTCTTCGCGATGGTGGACAGCGCATTGCGCGCGATGCACGGCGCTCGCGTGCGTGACATGGTGGAGGAAGGTGTACCCAACGCGCGGCTGGTGGAGAAGCTGCTCTCTCAACCCGAACGCTCGATAGCCACCGCACAGGTCGGCATCGTGTTGAGCAGTTTTCTGGCGGCGGCGGTAGCGGCGACCGGGCTATCGCAGGGGATAGCCGTTCTTCTGCGACACATCGGGGAAGCCGACTGGTGGCAGAGGCAGTCCGAGCCGATAGCGGTATTCATCGTTACGGTGCTGACGGGCTTGCTTGCGCTGGTGGTAGGCACACTGGTGCCACGCACCATCGCCGAGAAACACGCGGAGAAGGTGGCATTGCGCTTGGCACGCCCGCTGTGGATATGCGCGTGGCTACTGTCGCCTCTGGTCGCCGCGGTGATTGCGCTTAGCAACGTGCTGGTGAGCCCCTTCAAAGTGAAGGTGGACTTCTCACCGCGCGTGCTGACCCCCGAGGAGATTATCAGCCTTGTAGACGCAGGCGAGGAGCAGGGCGTCATCGAGGAGGAAGAGCGCGAGATGATTCAATCCGTGCTCGAGTTCCCCGACACTATCGTGCGCAAGGTGATGACGCCGCGCATCGACATGCATTGCGTACCGGTAGAAGCCTCCCTGCAAGAGGTGCTGGACATTATCCGCAACACGGGTCACTCGCGCATTCCCGTCTACGAGGGCACGGTGGACAACATCATCGGCGTCGTGTACGCCAAAGACCTGCTCAGGCTCTATCCGCATCTGGAGCCGTTTGATATGCGCAAGGTGATGCGCCCGCCGTACTTCATCCCCGAAACGAAGAAGGTAGACGAGCTGATGCGCGAGTTCAGGGCGAAGAAGACGCAAATCGCCATCGTGCGCGACGAGTACGGCGGTACGTCGGGGTTGGTCACACTGGAAGACATTCTGGAAGAGCTGGTGGGCGAGATTCATGACGAGTACGACGTGGAGGAGACGCCATTCGAGCAGGTAGACGAGCATACCTATCGCACCGACGGGCGCACGCCGGTGGATGACGTGAACGATAAGACCGGCTTGCACCTGCCCACCGATGAGTACGACACGATTGGCGGATTCGTGTTCGGGCTGTTTGGTAGACCTGCACAAGCGGGTGAGCAAATTTCCTACGGTCGCGCCAACTTCGTGGTGGAAGAGGCAGACGGCAGGCGTATTCGCAAGCTGCGCATTGAGGTAGCTCCGGCAGAGGTAGAGGAAGAGGAGGCAGAGGAACCGCAGGAGAGCGTTCCATAACCTTAATGAAACGTCGCCTTCCTTGTCGTTGCGAGACTGCCTCGTCACAGTAAGAATCAAGTGCTCTGCGGA encodes:
- a CDS encoding membrane protein — encoded protein: MNEEGGARATLTTQKDESDSPSPQPYRWIWLVLLAAGALYAQGTSPAEQTTEQTHYLRDLLWVVMLILATAFFAMVDSALRAMHGARVRDMVEEGVPNARLVEKLLSQPERSIATAQVGIVLSSFLAAAVAATGLSQGIAVLLRHIGEADWWQRQSEPIAVFIVTVLTGLLALVVGTLVPRTIAEKHAEKVALRLARPLWICAWLLSPLVAAVIALSNVLVSPFKVKVDFSPRVLTPEEIISLVDAGEEQGVIEEEEREMIQSVLEFPDTIVRKVMTPRIDMHCVPVEASLQEVLDIIRNTGHSRIPVYEGTVDNIIGVVYAKDLLRLYPHLEPFDMRKVMRPPYFIPETKKVDELMREFRAKKTQIAIVRDEYGGTSGLVTLEDILEELVGEIHDEYDVEETPFEQVDEHTYRTDGRTPVDDVNDKTGLHLPTDEYDTIGGFVFGLFGRPAQAGEQISYGRANFVVEEADGRRIRKLRIEVAPAEVEEEEAEEPQESVP